Genomic segment of Candoia aspera isolate rCanAsp1 chromosome 2, rCanAsp1.hap2, whole genome shotgun sequence:
AATAAAGTCCTTCATGGATTAGCACCAGGATATTTTCAGGACTAGCTTCTCCAGCCAGTTTTGGCCCAACCAGTTAAATCTACCAAGGAGAAACTGCAAATCCCACACTTTCAGGACATTGGGAGTGGGAGAGTGGCAAGGAAGTGCAGCTTTACTGTCGCAGAACCAACACTGTAGAACAGCCTCTGCAGATATCAGACTGGCTTCCTTTTTGCTGGTCTTTCAAAAGCTCTTGAAGACCAAGCTCTTTCAGAGAGGCTTCCCCCGATTCGATTTGATTTGATGTTGTCCTCATTTTAGCCTGTTTGTATTGGTACAGTGCTGTTGGGGGGCGGGggtgttgtatgtatgtatgtatgtacgtttgtgtgtgtgtgtatgtattcctATGGAGCCGCCGAGAGTTATTTTGAGTGTGGCACCATAGAAAAATGTTTAATAGACAAATAAAGAATTAACAGGATTTCTTTGCACGCAAACATGGATCTGAACTATGAGGACATAATAAAGATGTTTGTTGTGCAAGCCCAAATCCTTTAAGATCCTTCAAGGAGTCCCGTCAAGAACTGACGGTTAGAAGGTCTGTCCTATTGCACTGGTTGAGAAGACGACAGGAGGTAGATTTGCAAGTTCTCCTCTTGCCCAGTCATGGCAAGGACTTCTCTGTCCTAACAGATGTTGGCAAATCAGGATCTGTTTCTCTTCTAGGGTAAGAGTCTCTTCCTGTTTAGAGAACTACCACAGTTCTAGGTTGTGATTCCACCTCagagtttttttctttcagtgcagGACCCTGTTGATGGACcagcagaccccaagattccatcTGGCCAGATTCTGGGTGGCCTGGCTCTCTCTGCAGGGTCTAGGCCGTTTCACCCAGGCTGAGCCGCTTGACTTGCTGGCTGGCGGAGCTGCTGGGGCTCTGCCTGAAGACGCCACCCAAGAGCAGGGTTACTACCTGCAGCAGTTGTTTCGACAGTATGGTGAGAATGGCACCTTGTCCTTCGAGGGCCTGACCCGCCTCCTGCTGAGCCTGGGGCTGGGGAAGGTGCAGGTAGTAGAGATTGAGCATGAGGAGCTGGGCCACGGCCATGTCTCCCATCTGGACATCCTGGAGGTCCAAGAGAACAGGCACTTGCACTCCCACTCGGCACTGGACCACCTCAGCAAGACAGAGCACAGGGCCGAGACTCAAGCAGAGAGTGTCACCCCCACCAGGTAGGCCCATGCTGAAGATTGAAAACATACAAGCAGACAGTCTGACAATGGCTGCACTGGGGGAGGGCTTGCCTGTTCACAAAGCAGCTGCCCAGGTGGGCATGGCCAGGCACCAAAGATCCATTTATTGAAAGGTAAACAGGGGAGGTTCTTCCCCACCCTGTGGCTCTTCCAGAGGATTTCAGGGTGCCTTTGCCTTTTGTTCTGGACAGACTGGATGTACTTCCAAAGAAAGCAGCCGGGTGTAACCCTGGACCGTGTTTGTCTGCTAAGAATAGCTCTAGGACCTCTGTGGAGCTCAGAGATAAATCAAGCCAATGCTAAGGGCTGGTTCTTTGCTTCCCACTGCTATATTTATCCTCAacaaaagaatctgaaaaaaatgttaaagtcAGGCGGGGTAGAGACCCACCTGGCAAGAGCCAAGGGAGGTCTGTGACAAATTGCCGGCCCTGATTCTACAGCTTAAGGGAAAGATACTTCTATCTGTACACAATGGAAAATTGCCAGCACATATTTCCATTgaagaatgaattaattaaagcATTGTATTTATTATGTTCTTGATCGGCAGCTAACATCTTGCACAGCGTCTAAGCCCAAGTACAATAAACATATTGCTAGCCTCAGTGTTCTGATCTTGCTGAACTAAGCAACCTGCTGAAATGGGGCGGTTGAAATAGTTCGTGTTTCAAGAAGCTGAGGGCTAGCAGTAATAGGCCTGCTTCAACCATTgcaagagaaaaagcagcagcagctcatcTCTGTTGGCCATCAATTTAAACAATCTGGGCTAACATTAAATTGGGAGGAGAGAGATAAATTCAGAaaagatacagatagtcctcattcagcaaccacaaCCGGGgccagcaactcagtcgttaagtggagtggtcactaagtgaaacagcgactgtgcttatgatcttacttcggctttgttttacagacctggaAAGGTCATAAaagcaaggattggtcgcaaagttactttttcatcactgtcataactgcgaacggTTGCTGTACAGCAgtctaagcaaggactacctgtatattgtttGATTAGATTTTATACTAATAATTAAGAAATGTCATGAAAGGAATGCAATGTACTGATTACGCTTTGGGACTAGGATTTCCAGGTTCAAATCcaaccttcagccacagaagctcactatcttagtccaacctacctcacagagttgtcgtggggaaaaatagaaggagaGCTATGTACACCATGATAAACTCCTGGAGTAAAAGCAGGGTATACATTGAAAATAATAATCATCCTCAAACTTGCAGCCTTATTttatttacaggcagtccttgcttaacaaccattcatttactgatggtttggacttaggacattgctggaaaaactgacttgcgaccactcctcacatttatgaccattgtggcattcctgtggtcacatgatcgtgatttcggtgcttggcaaccagttcacatttatgactgttgcagcatcccatggtcacattattgtcattttttaccttcccagctggcttctggcaagcaaaatcaatggggaactgcgtgatttgcttaacaactgtgtggtTCTCTTAACatccatggtgattcgcttaataactgctttgcatagcaaccaaaattctggtcccaattgtggtcattaactacctgtagttcttcttcttcttcttcttcttcttcttcttcttcttattattattattattattattattattattattattattattctcagtGAGATTTAGTCAGCCTTATGGTGTCAGAACAATTCCTTAATGTTTCAGTGAAATGCAATCTTGTCCAgctgagatgatgatgatttcatgtTTCCTCCAGGCCGGGATTCTCTCCGCTGGACGATGCAATCCGCACCCCAGTATCTCCTGCCCTCCATGGGGTCAGCCGCGTCCTCAAGCCCAGCTTTGGGCAAGAGCCAGAGCAATCTggcaaggagaaaggagaaaacatTTTCGTGCCTTCCCAGGGACATTCTAGGCTAAGCCTTCTGGAGGGAGTCCTTGCCTTGGATCACTCTGTCTTCAATCACCTGCATGAAGATGTAAGAGGGAAGTGTGGTGGAGCCATTCTCAAGACTTCCTGCCTTACTGCAGGAAGTGTACTGAATTTATTGGGCTGACAGTGAAGCATTAAGCTATTCTGTATGTATAAGGGGATGTGTTCGGTGGGGGGCGGGCATGGTGGGGACTTGTCTTGCTTCCAAATTGTATTCCATGGTCTGAAGGGTGGAAAAATGAGTTAAGATTCTTTGCTTTTACAGACTGGGCACATGTCCCATTTGGAAAGAACGCATACAGTCTGTGCCTAAAATAGGGCACTCAGTGCTGCACTCACAGTTGAATGGTGGGTGGGTAACCTATGCATGGCCTTCAGGCTGCGTCTGGCCTTCAAGCTAATGATTGGCAGCAGGCAGCAATTCTGTTAGAACCAGTGATCCCCAAAAGGAGATGGCCAGCAGGGACTGACTTGAACCAATGCAACCAGTCATCTGTTTTCAAAAGCCATTGGATAAAAATAGCTACTATTAAAATATGTGGGCATCCATATAGTCACATACAGACACAAACACTCACATAGAAAAAGCAGTGCTCTACAATTGGCACAATATCCTACCTCTGCTTTTCAGGAATGCTAACTCTGCACTCTGCTTTTTGGTTCACTGTATTTCTCTGTATCTCCCAGAGAAAGTACAGTGCAACATATTTCTGATTTCCCATCCTGCCCATTTCTCTGTACTGTAATTCCCCTCCCAAGCGTGGCAACGTTTTTCCACTTGTTCTAGAGCTAACCAGGAGTATCCCAAAGAAATGGATAATGGGCAATTGTAATGGAGACCTGCTCCACCCTGGCTGGAGAGCTGAGCCCAATTTAGCCCCATTGCTCATTTCTACAATAAACAGCCTCCAGGTTGTTCTTCTTTCTCCAGTGCCTCAATGTGTCTCAGCTGCTTGTCAATTTTGGCCTGAACACTGTCTCGAAGATCACCCCGGAGCAGTTCACCCTGCTGTGCCCAGCCTTGCTCTACCAGATCGATAGCCGTGTTTGCATCCAGCACTTGGACAACGTGACTTTCGACATGGCCGGGAGCTCCCTCTGGCAGGGTAAGCCCTCCCACTGTCCTCAGGCCTCTCTGGCATGTCTCCAGGGAGGGTGGCCCATGCGAGTGGCAGCAGGAGGTGGGATGACGGTGTCATGAGAGGAAGCGTGGccaaagtccccccccccccccgcttttacAGCTTGGAAGGGGAGTGGAGCTGTGGGGGAGGCAAAATGTTTCCAGGCCCAGCCTTAAGGATCCCCAAACTGGCACAATCAATGAATTTTGGTGGCATGATTTTGAGGGGCTTGTTTGTAGTTTGGGGAGTGGGCATAGAAGCAATTGGCTTCCTACTTCCACTTCGACCCATAATTTATCAAAAGGAGTAGTTGAAGATCCTGGATGTGGCAAATTGTAAACTGAGTGCTGGGAAGTGGGGCTCGCATAACCTCATAAAGATGGTATTTCttgtttgaaaaagaaatgaaatatctAGTACATTATAAGTTTGAACAACTGTTTGGGTAGAAATTGCAGAAAGGCAAATTTGccaatatataaatacagtaatGTTAGttttcagctcttcctcctcccttcctccctcccactgACCACAGTTCCCTCAGACCTTCAACATTGCTTCCCTTCATCTTTCAGTTCTTTCgttcttcttttaccttccttTCTATAGTTTTGTAAGGAATTCTACATTCTTTTGCAAACCTACAATGCTGCatacttatttaaaatatataaaacaatattcCATGCCCTCCCTTCAAGGTAACTCAAATGGTTCCTCAGAAAATCCTCATTGAATTAGCTGTGAAAATGTCTTCCAAAATCATGGTCAAGCTTCAATTTGCCTAAGTCTTTATTCATTCCCTCTTGATCCAGCTTTTCTTTCACTGAACTGGCTGACTTTTCCCCATATCCACTGCCTCCAACCTATTTTCTaggtgttattttaaaaagatacataattttttttgctttcattacTGTCTTGTGAGGAAACTACTCATCACAATCTGTAGAAAGGAAGTATTCTAGTCCTTCCATCCCAGGGATTCGCATAGAGGCCTCCCTGCAATAAAGGACTTCCATGTAAGCCTGCAACTTGCTAGTTTCAGAGCTGTGCTTCCTACTCCTGTCACCCTCTGTGCTTTCTGCAGGCCTGGGATGGGGATTTTTGGCTATCACCCTGACCAGCTTGCCCTCAGCACTGGCCATCGTCTTGGTGCCCCTACTCAGTCGAGAAATCttccagttcctcctcacttttcTGGTGGCGTTGGCTGTGGGGACACTGTGTGGGGACGCATTGCTGCACCTCTGGCCACATGTATGTACCaccctttttcttccatttgggGTACAATTGCCCACAGATAAGTGGCAGAGATACCACCCAACCATCTCAGCCTTGTGCAGAGAAGCCCACCTAAGGCACTAAGTTTCTGACCCTTCACATCAGTTGATAACAGTATTTGTCCTCTCAGATCCTATTGTTTTTTATGAAGTACCTGTCAAGGTTCACCCAGTGAATGCTCCCCAGTTCCTGCCAGTTTTCCTCCCTTTTAGTTATCTTCATGAAAACAGAATTTCTCATAATTAATGCTATTATTAAGCTCAGTGGGATTTGCTCCCAAGTGAATGTGCTCAAGATGACGCCAGAACCACACAATAGAACTGAACTCCTATCATGTTTCCATGAAGAGCAAATGTGGTGGCACTTGGGGATTTTTGCTCAGATCTCTCCAGTCCTATCGTTAAAAGGACCCATTTCTGTTCTGAATTCTCCCTTTCTCTGCTCATAACAATTGTTTTCATTCAGGCACAGGCACTGGCAAGCTCCCATGGCTTGCTGTCCTCAGAAGAAGATGGCATTCTGAAGGGTCTATGTGTGCTAGGAGGCATTTACTTCCTCTTCCTCACTGAGAATCTCATGGGAACACTCAACCAAATTTGTGCAAAGCGGGTAAGAGGTGCACCGGATTATAACACTCCTCAGGGCAGGGAAAGACACGTGTTATTCACACAAATATGCAAAGAAGCAAAAAATTGTATTATATGCTAAGGCCTCCCCTAGGATGAAATAAGACATAATCTCTGTAAATATGGCTGTGTTATATTATTGCCACCACTACAAGGAGACCATATTCCCTAGCATCATTAGGGTGGGGTTCAAATCCCAACACGCTCATCGGTTTGGCTTTTCTTTGACAGAAGGGTGCTACTGGAAAGCAACCTAAGCAATCTCCTAGTAAGGTGGATGAGAATGATGCAGAGAGGACATCTCATGGTGAGTCGTCAATTACTCAGTACTTCAAATGCATATTAGTATTTTGGTAAGCTTTGCATATTTTAACAGGAAAGATTTTGTGTGTCTCCTTGAACCTTGGTTTCAAAGGAGTTTATGTGCCATATACACATTTGAGTCCACTTGAATAAATGGATTTCAAATATATAAAAGTATGCATTGGAATGGAAGCTGTTTTCTAAGGCCTCTCTTTCTCCCTACTTCTGCCCAGCTACTGGACAGATAGGGAAATAGTCTCAGTGATCAGTATCTAGCTTCAGCACTGTTACTAGTTGTCCCATCAGAACTGTGATTCAGTTCTGCATCTAGCTGACATGATATAATGGAGAGGAAGTAGTTAGTTTTAGATAAAGTTCAGTAGTTAGTTTTAGATAATGTTAACTTCTAGAAGTTAAATGGTTAATTCAGAGGCATACTGCAAGGGACaatgttaaatatatttagaaCCGGGAGCAAAAGAAAAATTGGGTCTATAACACAATTTTATCAAAGCCAGACAGTAATAGGACATATGTTTCCCAAATTCGATAAATGAACAGAGATTATTTTGGAATGCATCCCATAATTATGAAGGATGGTTTTCATTCAGTAGTGAGAAGTACTATTGTGGGCAGGGTGCCTGGAGCTAAATGAGGGAGGACAGGCAGCATCTGCTGTAGGGCCTAGCCCAAGCTCTCTGAAATGGTCAATTGCCATTGAGTGCAATGGACGGAGAATATTTTCCTTCACCAGCCAAATGGCACACATCTGACCTGTGTAtgaaggagggcctttgctcagtcTCTCTAGGTCCTAATGGGGCTGCTAGGTGGGCCAGCAGTCTAACATGTTTCCTTGCAACCTCAGTGCTGTTGCATCTCAAACTGAATAAGGTTAAGTACCAGGCCAAACTGCTGTTCCAAGTTTATGCCCCTGTGTTTTTGAAGATAGCTCTAGAGAATCTGTATTGTTTGGCATGTTCTGTTTCCTAGGTTCTTGCTTAGTCACGCATTCCAAGATCCTAAGACTTGATGTCAACAGGGCAAGTTAaatagctctttttctttttggatgtGGACTAGACTCTCCAGGTGCTGAATTTCAGAGTTTGAGAGTGCCAGAAGAGGACACTGGAAATGTATATGGTGAAGTCCAGGACTGCTCCATCCAAATTCGCAACTCAGAAGGTCATGGGACAAGCCTGGAGAAGCAAACAGAAGAGATACATCACCATGGTCACTCCCACAGTCCAGCTGGGACCCTCAGGGCTGGGATAGCTGACATCGCTTGGATGGTTATTCTTGGGGATGGGGTACACAATTTCACAGATGGACTGGCAATAGGTCAGTGATTTCTAAGCACAGCTGGCTACATTCTTGTCCCAGAAAAGCAAAATAGTCCACTTCTCACAGAACATTTGCACAGAATCAGGTtggagacaattaaaaaaaaagagaaatgatttGAAATTTTCTATGATGTACGAACTTTGGCACCTACCCCATCTCCCATGGTGTTTTTGGGTCAAATATGTTTTGCAGGTTCTTGAAGGAAAAAACAAGCTCAGCTGAGAAAAGTATAGACTGTCTAAGCAGGAATTTCTCTTTTAAGCCACCTACATTTCTCCAAAAAGTGTTGCTCAATGGTGGCCTCAGATTTCGTGGTGCCTGGTGTAAAACCCATTGTGTAAAACCCAGTAAGGTTTTCTTTTTATGAACTGCAGACCCAATTAGTTTTCTCCAGTTACTCAGGTTGCAATACTTGTGCTATGAAAGGATTCACACAATTTCAGTAATCCTCAACTGTTCAGTTGTGTACACATTATTGCTGCTTTAGCTGCTCCTCTCTTTCTGGTCACCCTCAGTGTTTGTTAATATGTCACGTTCCATTGTAAATAACGAAGGAGACTTTCTTGAAAACATCTGTTGACTTTGGATTCAAGAAAATACTCTTCTATGTGATTTCTACATCATTTCCCATCTTAGTATTTCCAAAATTGTTGAAGCTTCTTGGACTCATTTTAGTCTTTCTAGCAGCAATCATGGCTGATGCAAGGAAACAAAACCCTTTCCCTGCAGAATAGGTCAAAGTAGGATTAATTCACTAGCCAAAAGACTTTCTGGTAAAGTTTGAAGATGGATGCCTTACATTAAAAAGGGAATgtagttgtttttatttattttacaaatttatagaCAACCTAATCTGACTGACTGGGCTGTGCACATGTGCAAACCAAACAATAATCAACCCAGCAcacataaattaataataatcctAATTCTCATAAGGCCTGCTGAAACATGGTGGGTTTAAGGACCTTGCTAAACAAGAGAAGGGTAAGAGCCAACTGCACCTTCGGCAGTTGTATGTTCCCACAACGTGGGGAACTACCACTAAGGCCTACCTTCTAGTCCAAAcccacttcacttcacttcacttacaaaagaaatacatttttgagACAAAATAAACTGCTTTTGATCACCCAGAGCCTTTCAGATAGGTTGGTCTATAAATCCCACCACCCCAATTATCACACACCCATACTACGTAAAAGCGATGGTAGTGCAGTCCActaatttggggggtgggtggaagCAACAGGCTAGAGAAAGCTGGGCAAATGCTGGCAATTGCCTGTAAACCTTCCTGCTGATCCAGGATTTGAATTCCACATGGTGATAGTGATTGCTCCTCAGCATAGCTTGACTTTATAAAGGAAGCCTTGTATTTTGTCCCTTCTCCAATGAACTTACTAGGTGTCATCCACGTTGGAAATAGCTGCTGGGAAAGGGCATATCTGCCCCAGTGAAATGTGGAAGGAATTACTGTGAAATGCAAGCAGTCAACCTTTTTTTGATCCTGTAGGAAACTTAAGCAAAATGATGCCCAATTAAGTGTGGGATTGTTCCACATAATCTGGATTGCTAGAGAATCACTGGGTAAAGAAGAGAGGCTGGTTTGATTACTCAAGCCTACTCATATAAAATGTATAATGTCCTTtgatttgctagatttatatcctaccttttctcgGGAACTTCAGGCGGCCTACATAGCACTTCCTCTTCCTGCTTTTCCTCACCCCCACAACCCTATGAGGGAGGCTGGgccgagagagagagactgtcccACAGCTGCCAGGAAAATTCCATGGCTGAGGGCGGCCCACAGCCTGGGACCCCTGCTCCTAGCCCAACAACTTCACTGCTACACCACGCAGGCTCTTTTAAGACCTACACACCTTGATACGCTGCAGTTCTTCTTCCCTAGGGGCTGCCTTCTCAAATGGACTCTCCAGTGGTTTAAGCACTACGTTGGCGGTCTTCTGCCATGAACTACCCCATGAACTGGGTGAGTGAACAAGGGGTGCTGCTGCTTCGGGTCTATTTTAGTTTTGCACGTCATGTTTCCAAGCTTAATCAAAGCACTGTGGAAGCAAGAGCAGTCGTGTCTGGCCCTGACAGGTTCATGCCTAGACATTAGTAGTTTCGAGAGGGGCTGGGGTAGCCTTAACTTCCTCTCTCTTTGGCAGGAGACTGTGCCGTCCTACTCCGGGCAGGCATGTCGCTCCGGTGGGTGCTGCTGTTTAACCTGCTGTCTGCTTTCCTGGCTTACTGGGGCATGGTGTTGGGGACCACTGTCAGTCAGAACACTTCCCAAGTCACTCCCTGGATCTTTGCCACCACGGCTGGTGTTTTTCTTTATGTAGCTCTGGTTGATATGGTAAGGGCTGCGcttcatttctctctgtgtggTACAAGTctcatttatttactgtatttctatCTGACCTTTTCCCTGAGAGGTGGTGCATGTGGGAGTCTTCCCTAATTTTGTCCTTACAGTAGCAATGAAGTGAGGTTGGCTGACCCCAGAGGGCCTAAACTCACCCACTAGACCCTGTGGGCATCTGGAGCCATGAACGTGGGTCTCCAACCATGTCCAGTCATCACAATGTCCAAGTCTAGCCACTACAGTGACATCTGGAGTCCACAGAATATTAAAGGTTCTTCGTTAATTGTTGCTTTCTTTCCCCACCCTTTCTTACGAAGAGCTAAAATTGGCATTTTATCCCAACAGTCCTGTACAGTTGCTTAAATTGGGAGAGAGCAGATGATGCCCAAATAGCAAGGAAGTTAAACTGTTTCTCAGATCTAAAGCTTTAGCCCTGGCAAGCAACAGGAAGGGAAATATCTAGGCCAGCTCAAAAGCTGGTTTAGCTTATGTTGTGTTTGGTAACATGGAAGACTTGAGGATTCTTTGTATCCTTGGTCCATCTGGCCCTGACTCCTGCCTAGTCCCATCTGTTGTAGCTTTTTGAGACTGAGGAAGATCTGAGTGGAAATAGATTTGAGGTCGAGTTCACCTCTCTGAACTCAGCACCTTGTCTCCAATTGAGATTTTAGACCCATTTTATTAGGAATACTaatttcctcctctcccccaaatACTATAAAAGTGGATTACCAAAGCTTTTGTATAGAAAAGAGCATCTGGTGTTGTAATAGAACAGGAAAGGCAGAACTGTAACTTCAGACACTTTGCTTCTTGTTGTTCCTTCCTTCAAAGACTATGGGAAATGAGACTAAGTCCAAAAGGATAGGCAGGACATCTATGAGGAATTAGTGCTTGTGACTTTGAAATCCAAACTGCAGGGAAATTTCTTAACTGTGCCTCttagctaggctgaccatatttccctgagacaaaaaaaggacattgggatggcaaaacgggacggggttaaacttatgtaatattccgtattcaagaaaaagacgataaaaaaggttatcaacagtaagctgggaagatgcaggagggggaggtgtggcaatggttgtgtccggagaggctggtgcaggagcggcgttgggcggagaggttgcaggagggctgagggtggtggcgaGCTGGAACAAGAgcacaggaacagaggagtctagtgaacagttgtccctgacaacctgttccccTGTGGCGcagccttttattttcttcccgccattttggcctgagagccaatcggcttcttttctgctgggcgcgctcttctgaccgtcttccactgcactgattggcggcagcgactcttcctcttgctcaccgccaatcagctgttcctgcagttccgctctaggtttctcaccagattgagaactactgccaagtcagcctccttttcaatttcaatttttttcccgctttacccaataatggctccaacgtttttaaaaaacgggacaaaattgacatttatattaaaacgatgggacggtccggaaatgttaaaaaaacaggactgtcccgttcaaaatggtcAGCCTACT
This window contains:
- the SLC39A5 gene encoding zinc transporter ZIP5, whose protein sequence is MDQQTPRFHLARFWVAWLSLQGLGRFTQAEPLDLLAGGAAGALPEDATQEQGYYLQQLFRQYGENGTLSFEGLTRLLLSLGLGKVQVVEIEHEELGHGHVSHLDILEVQENRHLHSHSALDHLSKTEHRAETQAESVTPTRPGFSPLDDAIRTPVSPALHGVSRVLKPSFGQEPEQSGKEKGENIFVPSQGHSRLSLLEGVLALDHSVFNHLHEDCLNVSQLLVNFGLNTVSKITPEQFTLLCPALLYQIDSRVCIQHLDNVTFDMAGSSLWQGLGWGFLAITLTSLPSALAIVLVPLLSREIFQFLLTFLVALAVGTLCGDALLHLWPHALASSHGLLSSEEDGILKGLCVLGGIYFLFLTENLMGTLNQICAKRKGATGKQPKQSPSKVDENDAERTSHDSPGAEFQSLRVPEEDTGNVYGEVQDCSIQIRNSEGHGTSLEKQTEEIHHHGHSHSPAGTLRAGIADIAWMVILGDGVHNFTDGLAIGAAFSNGLSSGLSTTLAVFCHELPHELGDCAVLLRAGMSLRWVLLFNLLSAFLAYWGMVLGTTVSQNTSQVTPWIFATTAGVFLYVALVDMLPEMLQRHSTSSKKRSFTHFVLQNLGFLSGGGLMLCIALFEEHISVRMDE